A single window of Hemibagrus wyckioides isolate EC202008001 linkage group LG28, SWU_Hwy_1.0, whole genome shotgun sequence DNA harbors:
- the phldb1a gene encoding pleckstrin homology-like domain family B member 1 isoform X8, whose protein sequence is MSLPVMCNGNRSHKGHTVTPKRVRFQDLNECDEVISNPEDMDTLNRNIPDHGRQTHQVLQGTPLDLIETGKTLKVQAERPHLVSLGSGRLSTAITLLPIPEGKTTLGHGNTDINIQGPGVASLHCYIENQAGTITLFPCGNPCSMDGLAVTKPVRLSQGCMLCFGQSAFFRFNHPEEALRMKSMMPEGNAGLSSTYRGHSEPHGLLNGNHQPVPHERFRPSHGPLAHSIEKDLQDIMDSLTLNDSQACSTEAGKHSEHPIPHSPLSPMFNGSSRYLLSSPASPGSMSMGSSYENTTPPFSPVSSPSIASSPGPCVDLANSSSHSTFHHHTVQPPVPQPRQSAARIGTSNGGRKVQESPRLPRKSLTDASPSPSAGHQGQNQDVQVRGGPEGSRSVLGFSGDTGRDNRIMNFSSSASSSPRSSAGSTFQESPTVDIGVQCIQPNTRSLVPPECPQPTRRAIEPNSTPVRERPPPSPSTPRRVLHGVPVLPGALPGVSPTTRSPTGKGVPDSPRQHRRVTVGEDAGGIRGLRARSPSPVSTVLKDQTSSSGRQKGSVGVNQSPGLSTLVGVSPLTSPCSQRKNPKETWTVQPRARERKNSISEISDNEDELLEYHRWQRDERIKEQEMERLERQRLETILSLCAEYNKGDPVVDMETERAGQFPGTEGQQPGPDLVGVSVQRSHAHTHRLAECDDENQKEECSSTESQHQEHEDTAGMGQQELGYLMDERVRILARVEELKARVTELEQQLQDSRQEAEMERALLQGERRAELDQVEAELEIINQIQLKLSEVEKNIQREKEKGRANVSAERDVLARLRDGYSELKSQLHKCPESLREHLQEQLARKAEALESGSKRFEDLEFRQLERESSLEEEKETVTRQLLQEKAEYQHSVAKRKEKMAALEIQANQLGMQAAKDCERMAKDRTLALQMVHKEKERLATLEKRYQSLTGGKTFPNSSNTMQEDVLHISESDLSNEVLIQHPPLPAPCIQSSTSHSCPIRPQEAERNKPLVPRLDLERWYQDIMAVGDTSHACPPPLPAKSFSTRRNMQMYRCMQDGANGTSTQPNAGIAGRNTPTKSLPDLSASNLDTESKKLALEGKGLQTCDDSRFFTTELKARLETDPQCHWGVPQGSHSQLNGPFPAPAAPMVHHSILHHQAPPAGGQAYDTLSLESSDSLETSVSTGNNSTCSPESGSGLAGLRLEEMEKMLKEAQQEKARLVESREREAQARRQLLEEERKRREEVERRLQEETAHRQRLVEEEVKMREKQSSQARPMTRYLPIRKEEFDLRSHVESAGHCIDTCPYVIVSEKMCKGHLVKMGGKIKSWKKRWFVFDRLKRTFSYYVDKHETKLKGVIYFQAIEEVYYDHLRSATKSPNPSLTFCVKTHDRLYFMVAPSPEAMRIWMDVIVTGAEGYTQFMT, encoded by the exons GAAAAACAACCCTTGGCCATGGAAACACTGACATCAATATCCAGGGTCCAGGAGTGGCTTCCCTGCACTGTTATATTGAAAACCAGGCAGGAACCATTACCCTCTTTCCCTGTGGCAACCCATGCTCCATGGATGGCCTGGCAGTCACAAAGCCTGTACGACTGTCTCAAG GGTGCATGCTGTGTTTTGGCCAGTCTGCCTTTTTCCGCTTCAACCACCCAGAGGAGGCTCTCAGGATGAAAAGCATGATGCCAGAAGGAAATGCTGGGCTCAGCAGCACCTACAGAGGACATTCAG AGCCCCATGGTCTTCTTAATGGAAACCACCAGCCTGTGCCTCACGAGAGGTTTCGCCCCAGCCATGGCCCTCTGGCCCACTCTATAGAGAAGGACCTTCAGGACATCATGGACTCTTTAACTCTGAATGACTCTCAGGCCTGTTCAACTGAGGCTGGAAAACACTCTGAGCACCCCATCCCACACTCGCCTCTTTCCCCCATGTTCAACGGAAGTAGCCGCTATCTCCTGTCCTCTCCAGCCAGCCCTGGATCCATGTCTATGGGATCCAGCTATGAAAACACCACTCCTCCTTTCTCTCCAGTTTCATCTCCTTCAATTGCCAGCAGTCCTGGCCCTTGTGTGGACCTTGCAAACTCTTCTTCACATTCAACTTTCCACCATCATACAGTCCAACCACCAGTTCCTCAGCCACGGCAATCAGCAGCTCGGATTGGCACTAGCAACGGTGGGCGAAAGGTACAGGAAAGTCCTAGGCTTCCCAGAAAATCCTTGACAGATGCTTCACCAAGTCCTTCAGCCGGTCACCAAGGCCAAAACCAGGATGTTCAGGTCAGAGGAGGTCCAGAAGGCTCACGTTCAGTTCTTGGTTTCTCTGGAGACACAGGCAGGGACAACAGGATCATGAATTTCAGCTCCTCTGCCTCCTCAAGTCCTAGATCCAGTGCAGGCTCGACTTTCCAGGAGAGTCCCACAGTTGATATTGGAGTTCAGTGCATCCAGCCAAATACACGCTCACTTGTTCCTCCAGAGTGCCCCCAGCCCACCCGCCGAGCGATAGAACCTAACAGCACTCCAGTCCGAGAACGTCCGCCTCCCAGTCCCTCTACTCCACGTCGTGTGCTACATGGAGTCCCAGTCCTACCTGGAGCCCTACCTGGGGTATCCCCAACAACTCGAAGCCCAACAGGAAAGGGTGTACCAGACAGCCCTCGACAGCATAGACGAGTCACAGTGGGCGAAGACGCCGGTGGAATAAGGGGGCTACGGGCCAGAAGCCCTTCTCCTGTGTCTACTGTCTTGAAGGACCAAACTAGTAGCAGTGGGAGGCAAAAAGGGAGTGTTGGAGTTAATCAGAGCCCAGGTTTGAGTACCCTGGTTGGAGTTTCTCCCCTCACCAGTCCTTGTAGTCAGAGGAAGAACCCCAAAGAAACATGGACTGTCCAACCCAGGGCACGGGAACGTAAGAACAGCATCTCAGAAATCAGTGACAATGAGGATGAATTGTTGGAGTACCATCGCTGGCAGCGGGATGAGAGGATAAAAGAACAAGAAATGGAGAGACTG gagagaCAGAGGCTAGAGACCATTCTGAGCCTGTGTGCCGAGTATAATAAAGGGGACCCTGTAGTAGacatggagacagagagggcaGGTCAGTTCCCTGGGACAGAGGGCCAGCAACCTGGCCCCGACCTGGTGGGTGTGTCAGTCCAGCgctcacatgctcacacacatcGACTGGCAGAGTGTGATGACGAGAATCAGAAAGAGGAATGTAGCAGCACTGAGAGCCAGCACCAGGAG CATGAGGACACTGCCGGAATGGGGCAGCAGGAGCTGGGTTATCTAATGGACGAACGGGTCAGGATTCTGGCTCGAGTAGAGGAGCTAAAAGCTCGGgtcactgagctggagcagcagcTACAGGATTCTAGACAAGAG GCTGAGATGGAGCGGGCATTGCTGCAGGGGGAGAGGAGAGCTGAGTTAGATCAAGTGGAGGCAGAGTTAGAGATTATCAATCAGATTCAGCTCAAACTGAGCGAAGTGGAGAAAAATAttcagagggagaaagaaaag GGGAGGGCTAATGTCTCGGCCGAGCGTGACGTCCTGGCCAGGTTGAGGGATGGGTACAGTGAGCTCAAGAGCCAACTTCACAAATGCCCCGAGTCTCTGAGGGAGCACTTACAGGAACAGCTTGCCAGG AAGGCCGAGGCTCTGGAGTCTGGCTCAAAGCGCTTCGAGGACCTGGAGTTCCGCCAGCTGGAACGTGAGAGCAgtctggaggaggagaaggagacagTCACCCGGCAGCTGCTCCAGGAGAAGGCGGAGTACCAACACAGCGTGGCCAAGAGGAAG GAGAAAATGGCTGCCCTTGAGATTCAGGCCAATCAGCTAGGCATGCAGGCAGCTAAGGACTGTGAGCGGATGGCTAAAGACCGAACCCTGGCCCTGCAAATGGTGCATAAG GAGAAGGAGAGACTGGCTACCCTGGAAAAGAGATACCAGAGTCTGACTGGAGGGAAGACTTTCCCCAATTCCTCTAACACCATGCAGGAG GACGTTCTGCATATCAGTGAATCTGACCTGTCCAATGAAGTCCTTATCCAGCATCCCCCACTACCTGCTCCCTGCATCCAAAGCTCCACCTCTCATTCTTGCCCCATCAGGCCTCAGGAG GCTGAGAGGAACAAGCCTCTGGTGCCCAGGCTGGATTTAGAGCGCTGGTACCAAGACATCATGGCAGTTGGGGATACTAGCCATGCTTGTCCTCCCCCTCTTCCAGCTAAGTCTTTCTCCACACGCAGAAACATGCAG ATGTACAGGTGTATGCAGGATGGAGCAAATGGTACGTCCACACAACCCAACGCTGGAATTGCAGGCAGAAACACTCCAACCAAg AGCCTTCCAGATCTGTCAGCCTCTAATCTGGATACAGAGTCCAAGAAACTGGCTCTTGAGGGCAAAG GGCTCCAAACATGTGATGACTCCAGATTTTTCACCACTGAACTTAAAGCAAGGCTCGAAACAGACCCGCAATGCCATTGGGGGGTGCCGCAGGGCTCTCACTCCCAGTTAAATGGCCCATTCCCTGCTCCAGCAGCCCCAATGGTGCACCATTCCATCCTGCACCATCAAGCACCCCCTGCAGGTGGCCAAGCATATGACACACTCAGTTTGGAGAGTTCTGACAGCTTGGAGACCAGCGTATCCACTGGAAACAACTCCACCTGTTCACCTGAAAG tggtAGCGGCCTGGCTGGGCTGAGGCTGGAGGAAATGGAGAAGATGCTGAAGGAGGCTCAACAGGAAAAAGCCAGATTGGTGGAGAGTCGT gAGAGAGAGGCGCAGGCACGAAGGCAGCtgctggaggaggagaggaagaggcgAGAGGAGGTGGAGAGGAGGCTGCAGGAAGAGACCGCACATCGGCAGAGATTAGTAGAGGAGGAGGTCAAGATGAGAGAAAAGCAAAGCTCGCAG GCTCGTCCAATGACCCGCTACCTACCCATCCGAAAGGAGGAGTTCGACCTGCGCTCCCATGTCGAGTCCGCCGGTCACTGCATAGACACCTGTCCTTACGTCATCGTCTCTGAGAAAATGTGCAAAGGCCACCTGGTGAAGATGGGTGGCAAAATCAAATCATGGAAGAAGCGCTGGTTCGTCTTTGACCGTCTGAAGAGGACTTTCTCCTACTATGTCG ACAAGCATGAGACCAAGTTGAAAGGGGTCATCTACTTCCAGGCCATCGAGGAGGTTTATTACGACCACCTACGCAGTGCCACTAAG AGTCCGAATCCCTCCCTAACCTTCTGTGTGAAGACGCACGACCGGCTGTACTTCATGGTGGCCCCGTCCCCAGAGGCCATGCGAATATGGATGGATGTCATAGTAACAGGCGCTGAGGGCTACACACAGTTTATGACCTGA
- the phldb1a gene encoding pleckstrin homology-like domain family B member 1 isoform X9: MSLPVMCNGNRSHKGHTVTPKRVRFQDLNECDEVISNPEDMDTLNRNIPDHGRQTHQVLQGTPLDLIETGKTLKVQAERPHLVSLGSGRLSTAITLLPIPEGKTTLGHGNTDINIQGPGVASLHCYIENQAGTITLFPCGNPCSMDGLAVTKPVRLSQGCMLCFGQSAFFRFNHPEEALRMKSMMPEGNAGLSSTYRGHSEPHGLLNGNHQPVPHERFRPSHGPLAHSIEKDLQDIMDSLTLNDSQACSTEAGKHSEHPIPHSPLSPMFNGSSRYLLSSPASPGSMSMGSSYENTTPPFSPVSSPSIASSPGPCVDLANSSSHSTFHHHTVQPPVPQPRQSAARIGTSNGGRKVQESPRLPRKSLTDASPSPSAGHQGQNQDVQVRGGPEGSRSVLGFSGDTGRDNRIMNFSSSASSSPRSSAGSTFQESPTVDIGVQCIQPNTRSLVPPECPQPTRRAIEPNSTPVRERPPPSPSTPRRVLHGVPVLPGALPGVSPTTRSPTGKGVPDSPRQHRRVTVGEDAGGIRGLRARSPSPVSTVLKDQTSSSGRQKGSVGVNQSPGLSTLVGVSPLTSPCSQRKNPKETWTVQPRARERKNSISEISDNEDELLEYHRWQRDERIKEQEMERLERQRLETILSLCAEYNKGDPVVDMETERAGQFPGTEGQQPGPDLVGVSVQRSHAHTHRLAECDDENQKEECSSTESQHQEHEDTAGMGQQELGYLMDERVRILARVEELKARVTELEQQLQDSRQEAEMERALLQGERRAELDQVEAELEIINQIQLKLSEVEKNIQREKEKGRANVSAERDVLARLRDGYSELKSQLHKCPESLREHLQEQLARKAEALESGSKRFEDLEFRQLERESSLEEEKETVTRQLLQEKAEYQHSVAKRKEKMAALEIQANQLGMQAAKDCERMAKDRTLALQMVHKEKERLATLEKRYQSLTGGKTFPNSSNTMQEAERNKPLVPRLDLERWYQDIMAVGDTSHACPPPLPAKSFSTRRNMQMYRCMQDGANGTSTQPNAGIAGRNTPTKSLPDLSASNLDTESKKLALEGKGLQTCDDSRFFTTELKARLETDPQCHWGVPQGSHSQLNGPFPAPAAPMVHHSILHHQAPPAGGQAYDTLSLESSDSLETSVSTGNNSTCSPESGSGLAGLRLEEMEKMLKEAQQEKARLVESREREAQARRQLLEEERKRREEVERRLQEETAHRQRLVEEEVKMREKQSSQARPMTRYLPIRKEEFDLRSHVESAGHCIDTCPYVIVSEKMCKGHLVKMGGKIKSWKKRWFVFDRLKRTFSYYVDKHETKLKGVIYFQAIEEVYYDHLRSATKSPNPSLTFCVKTHDRLYFMVAPSPEAMRIWMDVIVTGAEGYTQFMT; the protein is encoded by the exons GAAAAACAACCCTTGGCCATGGAAACACTGACATCAATATCCAGGGTCCAGGAGTGGCTTCCCTGCACTGTTATATTGAAAACCAGGCAGGAACCATTACCCTCTTTCCCTGTGGCAACCCATGCTCCATGGATGGCCTGGCAGTCACAAAGCCTGTACGACTGTCTCAAG GGTGCATGCTGTGTTTTGGCCAGTCTGCCTTTTTCCGCTTCAACCACCCAGAGGAGGCTCTCAGGATGAAAAGCATGATGCCAGAAGGAAATGCTGGGCTCAGCAGCACCTACAGAGGACATTCAG AGCCCCATGGTCTTCTTAATGGAAACCACCAGCCTGTGCCTCACGAGAGGTTTCGCCCCAGCCATGGCCCTCTGGCCCACTCTATAGAGAAGGACCTTCAGGACATCATGGACTCTTTAACTCTGAATGACTCTCAGGCCTGTTCAACTGAGGCTGGAAAACACTCTGAGCACCCCATCCCACACTCGCCTCTTTCCCCCATGTTCAACGGAAGTAGCCGCTATCTCCTGTCCTCTCCAGCCAGCCCTGGATCCATGTCTATGGGATCCAGCTATGAAAACACCACTCCTCCTTTCTCTCCAGTTTCATCTCCTTCAATTGCCAGCAGTCCTGGCCCTTGTGTGGACCTTGCAAACTCTTCTTCACATTCAACTTTCCACCATCATACAGTCCAACCACCAGTTCCTCAGCCACGGCAATCAGCAGCTCGGATTGGCACTAGCAACGGTGGGCGAAAGGTACAGGAAAGTCCTAGGCTTCCCAGAAAATCCTTGACAGATGCTTCACCAAGTCCTTCAGCCGGTCACCAAGGCCAAAACCAGGATGTTCAGGTCAGAGGAGGTCCAGAAGGCTCACGTTCAGTTCTTGGTTTCTCTGGAGACACAGGCAGGGACAACAGGATCATGAATTTCAGCTCCTCTGCCTCCTCAAGTCCTAGATCCAGTGCAGGCTCGACTTTCCAGGAGAGTCCCACAGTTGATATTGGAGTTCAGTGCATCCAGCCAAATACACGCTCACTTGTTCCTCCAGAGTGCCCCCAGCCCACCCGCCGAGCGATAGAACCTAACAGCACTCCAGTCCGAGAACGTCCGCCTCCCAGTCCCTCTACTCCACGTCGTGTGCTACATGGAGTCCCAGTCCTACCTGGAGCCCTACCTGGGGTATCCCCAACAACTCGAAGCCCAACAGGAAAGGGTGTACCAGACAGCCCTCGACAGCATAGACGAGTCACAGTGGGCGAAGACGCCGGTGGAATAAGGGGGCTACGGGCCAGAAGCCCTTCTCCTGTGTCTACTGTCTTGAAGGACCAAACTAGTAGCAGTGGGAGGCAAAAAGGGAGTGTTGGAGTTAATCAGAGCCCAGGTTTGAGTACCCTGGTTGGAGTTTCTCCCCTCACCAGTCCTTGTAGTCAGAGGAAGAACCCCAAAGAAACATGGACTGTCCAACCCAGGGCACGGGAACGTAAGAACAGCATCTCAGAAATCAGTGACAATGAGGATGAATTGTTGGAGTACCATCGCTGGCAGCGGGATGAGAGGATAAAAGAACAAGAAATGGAGAGACTG gagagaCAGAGGCTAGAGACCATTCTGAGCCTGTGTGCCGAGTATAATAAAGGGGACCCTGTAGTAGacatggagacagagagggcaGGTCAGTTCCCTGGGACAGAGGGCCAGCAACCTGGCCCCGACCTGGTGGGTGTGTCAGTCCAGCgctcacatgctcacacacatcGACTGGCAGAGTGTGATGACGAGAATCAGAAAGAGGAATGTAGCAGCACTGAGAGCCAGCACCAGGAG CATGAGGACACTGCCGGAATGGGGCAGCAGGAGCTGGGTTATCTAATGGACGAACGGGTCAGGATTCTGGCTCGAGTAGAGGAGCTAAAAGCTCGGgtcactgagctggagcagcagcTACAGGATTCTAGACAAGAG GCTGAGATGGAGCGGGCATTGCTGCAGGGGGAGAGGAGAGCTGAGTTAGATCAAGTGGAGGCAGAGTTAGAGATTATCAATCAGATTCAGCTCAAACTGAGCGAAGTGGAGAAAAATAttcagagggagaaagaaaag GGGAGGGCTAATGTCTCGGCCGAGCGTGACGTCCTGGCCAGGTTGAGGGATGGGTACAGTGAGCTCAAGAGCCAACTTCACAAATGCCCCGAGTCTCTGAGGGAGCACTTACAGGAACAGCTTGCCAGG AAGGCCGAGGCTCTGGAGTCTGGCTCAAAGCGCTTCGAGGACCTGGAGTTCCGCCAGCTGGAACGTGAGAGCAgtctggaggaggagaaggagacagTCACCCGGCAGCTGCTCCAGGAGAAGGCGGAGTACCAACACAGCGTGGCCAAGAGGAAG GAGAAAATGGCTGCCCTTGAGATTCAGGCCAATCAGCTAGGCATGCAGGCAGCTAAGGACTGTGAGCGGATGGCTAAAGACCGAACCCTGGCCCTGCAAATGGTGCATAAG GAGAAGGAGAGACTGGCTACCCTGGAAAAGAGATACCAGAGTCTGACTGGAGGGAAGACTTTCCCCAATTCCTCTAACACCATGCAGGAG GCTGAGAGGAACAAGCCTCTGGTGCCCAGGCTGGATTTAGAGCGCTGGTACCAAGACATCATGGCAGTTGGGGATACTAGCCATGCTTGTCCTCCCCCTCTTCCAGCTAAGTCTTTCTCCACACGCAGAAACATGCAG ATGTACAGGTGTATGCAGGATGGAGCAAATGGTACGTCCACACAACCCAACGCTGGAATTGCAGGCAGAAACACTCCAACCAAg AGCCTTCCAGATCTGTCAGCCTCTAATCTGGATACAGAGTCCAAGAAACTGGCTCTTGAGGGCAAAG GGCTCCAAACATGTGATGACTCCAGATTTTTCACCACTGAACTTAAAGCAAGGCTCGAAACAGACCCGCAATGCCATTGGGGGGTGCCGCAGGGCTCTCACTCCCAGTTAAATGGCCCATTCCCTGCTCCAGCAGCCCCAATGGTGCACCATTCCATCCTGCACCATCAAGCACCCCCTGCAGGTGGCCAAGCATATGACACACTCAGTTTGGAGAGTTCTGACAGCTTGGAGACCAGCGTATCCACTGGAAACAACTCCACCTGTTCACCTGAAAG tggtAGCGGCCTGGCTGGGCTGAGGCTGGAGGAAATGGAGAAGATGCTGAAGGAGGCTCAACAGGAAAAAGCCAGATTGGTGGAGAGTCGT gAGAGAGAGGCGCAGGCACGAAGGCAGCtgctggaggaggagaggaagaggcgAGAGGAGGTGGAGAGGAGGCTGCAGGAAGAGACCGCACATCGGCAGAGATTAGTAGAGGAGGAGGTCAAGATGAGAGAAAAGCAAAGCTCGCAG GCTCGTCCAATGACCCGCTACCTACCCATCCGAAAGGAGGAGTTCGACCTGCGCTCCCATGTCGAGTCCGCCGGTCACTGCATAGACACCTGTCCTTACGTCATCGTCTCTGAGAAAATGTGCAAAGGCCACCTGGTGAAGATGGGTGGCAAAATCAAATCATGGAAGAAGCGCTGGTTCGTCTTTGACCGTCTGAAGAGGACTTTCTCCTACTATGTCG ACAAGCATGAGACCAAGTTGAAAGGGGTCATCTACTTCCAGGCCATCGAGGAGGTTTATTACGACCACCTACGCAGTGCCACTAAG AGTCCGAATCCCTCCCTAACCTTCTGTGTGAAGACGCACGACCGGCTGTACTTCATGGTGGCCCCGTCCCCAGAGGCCATGCGAATATGGATGGATGTCATAGTAACAGGCGCTGAGGGCTACACACAGTTTATGACCTGA